The genomic segment TCGCGCACTTCCTCGAGCTCGACCTCCGGATGCCAGGATTCGAGCGCCAGCCGCCCGTCCCGCTTGACGAACACCGCGATCGGCGTCACCACGCCGCTCATTCCGCCCCAGGAGGTCAGAAAGTGCAGCTTGTCGACCAGCGTGCGGGTGGAGTGCTCGGTACGCCAGGTACAGGCGCGGCGTGCGGTAGGCAGCATGACCGCCCCGCCCCCACCGCCGGGCAGACGCACCTTGGGCTTGTGCCAGTCGCCGATCGCGGAATTGTTGACGTTGCCCTCGCCGTCGATCTGGGCCGCGCCCAGGAACGTCAGATCCATACGTCCACGGGTGCACAGATCGTAGAAATCCTCATTGGAGAAGATCGATGCCGAACCGTTCGCCAGCGCCGGGTCGGAGCTCGACAGCGGCACCTTCTCGACCGTCGGATCGACGCCGCCAGCTACGTTGATATAGATGAAGTCCCAGTCGTAGGCGCGTTTGGCCAGCAGACAGGCCAGCATGGGCGGCGTCGAATTCACGCCGGAGAAGGTGATCTCCTCCGGCCGAATGAAACGCGCCAGATTGGTCACGACATAGGAAAAACCGCTCCACTGCTCAGCCATGCGCCATACTCCGCTGTGTGTCGGCGTCGACTTCCGGTGCGCTGTCCAGATGGCGCTGGAGCACGTCGTCGCCCTGTTCCAGATAGGCCTCGACGGCCGGGTAATCGATGTCGTAGTCGGGATGATTCGACCCAGGCCACG from the Salinisphaera sp. T31B1 genome contains:
- a CDS encoding CoA-transferase, which codes for MAEQWSGFSYVVTNLARFIRPEEITFSGVNSTPPMLACLLAKRAYDWDFIYINVAGGVDPTVEKVPLSSSDPALANGSASIFSNEDFYDLCTRGRMDLTFLGAAQIDGEGNVNNSAIGDWHKPKVRLPGGGGGAVMLPTARRACTWRTEHSTRTLVDKLHFLTSWGGMSGVVTPIAVFVKRDGRLALESWHPEVELEEVRERTGFSFDASQAAPTAPPTEAERAALAAIDPDGRFEQDAAIKLH